In Saccharothrix violaceirubra, the following are encoded in one genomic region:
- a CDS encoding thiamine ABC transporter substrate-binding protein, with amino-acid sequence MLRRVLAAASVLALAACSATEPTPSQGERVVTLVTHDSFVVKPELLDAFKAETGITVKQVASGDAGELTNKLVLTKDSPIGDVAFGVDSTFASRALKEGVFAEYDSGAAKNGAQRYALTPANRLHAVDVGDVCLNYDIAALKDKGEPQKFADLLDPKYKDLLVVEDPATSSPGLAFLLSTIATYGDGGDSDWRTYWAGLKANGVKVVSGWEEAYTQDFSGSAGKGPRPIVVSYASSPSAEIGADGNPRTRAVFDTCYRQVEYAGVLSGAKNTEDARKVVDFLLSEKFQSTVAENMYVYPSREGVSLPESWAKAAPLPPSSRTVPADLLDAKREEWVKQWRSLVVG; translated from the coding sequence ATGCTCCGCCGTGTCCTGGCCGCCGCCTCCGTGCTGGCGCTCGCCGCGTGTTCGGCCACCGAGCCGACCCCTTCGCAGGGCGAACGCGTGGTGACGCTCGTGACCCACGACTCGTTCGTGGTGAAGCCCGAACTGCTCGACGCGTTCAAGGCCGAGACCGGCATCACGGTCAAGCAGGTCGCCAGTGGCGACGCGGGCGAGCTGACCAACAAGCTCGTGCTCACCAAGGACAGCCCGATCGGCGACGTCGCGTTCGGCGTCGACTCCACGTTCGCCTCGCGCGCCCTCAAGGAGGGCGTGTTCGCCGAGTACGACAGCGGCGCGGCGAAGAACGGCGCCCAGCGGTACGCGCTCACGCCCGCGAACCGGCTGCACGCGGTCGACGTCGGCGACGTGTGCCTGAACTACGACATCGCCGCTTTGAAGGACAAGGGCGAGCCGCAGAAGTTCGCCGACCTGCTCGACCCGAAGTACAAGGACCTGCTCGTCGTCGAGGACCCGGCCACGTCCTCGCCGGGCCTGGCGTTCCTGCTGTCCACGATCGCCACGTACGGCGACGGCGGCGACAGCGACTGGCGCACCTACTGGGCCGGTCTGAAGGCCAACGGCGTCAAGGTCGTCAGCGGCTGGGAAGAGGCGTACACGCAGGACTTCTCCGGTTCGGCGGGCAAGGGGCCGCGGCCGATCGTGGTCTCCTACGCGTCGTCGCCGTCGGCCGAGATCGGCGCGGACGGCAACCCGCGCACCAGGGCCGTGTTCGACACCTGCTACCGCCAGGTCGAGTACGCGGGCGTGCTCAGCGGCGCCAAGAACACCGAGGACGCGCGCAAGGTCGTCGACTTCCTGCTCTCGGAGAAGTTCCAGTCGACCGTGGCCGAGAACATGTACGTGTACCCCTCGCGCGAGGGCGTCTCGCTGCCCGAGTCGTGGGCCAAGGCCGCGCCGCTGCCCCCGTCCTCCCGGACCGTGCCCGCCGACCTCCTCGACGCCAAGCGCGAGGAGTGGGTCAAGCAGTGGCGTTCGCTCGTCGTCGGCTGA
- a CDS encoding 4a-hydroxytetrahydrobiopterin dehydratase encodes MAELLTDDQVTNALSHLPGWIARNAALVRTAELSSFAQAIKVVDRVAEIAERDDHHPDIDIRWRTLTFRCATHSSGGITALDVSLAEEIDRVLAAHA; translated from the coding sequence ATGGCCGAACTGCTGACCGACGACCAGGTGACCAATGCCCTGTCCCACCTCCCCGGGTGGATCGCCCGGAACGCGGCCCTCGTGCGCACCGCCGAGCTGTCCTCGTTCGCGCAGGCGATCAAGGTGGTGGACCGCGTCGCGGAGATCGCGGAGCGCGACGACCACCACCCGGACATCGACATCCGGTGGCGCACGCTGACCTTCCGGTGCGCCACGCACTCCAGCGGCGGGATCACCGCGCTGGACGTGTCACTGGCTGAGGAGATCGACCGGGTCCTCGCGGCGCACGCGTAG
- a CDS encoding mannosyltransferase, translated as MHLRAVEARLLAVAPWVFGVSLAGHLLMVAFQTKMTMIDLMVYRNGSPELFTGNLYDWRLSEFSDKFALPFTYPPFSALLFLPLSWIPWGAARWFWQLLSLACLWLITKQSLRLIGAHDSRRVLLWTGLLVWVEPVRTTLNYGQINLALCALLLVTLVSLKDSVAGAGVGIAAGIKLTPAISGLYFLVTKRFRAAALSAAAFVGTVAIGYAVSPGQSHRFWFELLGDADRVGPVGSAINQSLRGALSRTVGHDVGSGPVYLAGVAVAVALTAWALHAARRDTLAMIVAVQFLGLLVSPISWSHHWVWVVPALMWLLYRANHPIARITAGLWVLAIGGYLISILLILQPSIWIIERPWYLSALGWAYPALGLLTLVAIVVSLRVRREDPVDLLSQ; from the coding sequence GTGCACCTGCGAGCCGTCGAAGCCCGGTTGCTCGCCGTCGCGCCGTGGGTGTTCGGCGTGTCCCTGGCGGGCCACCTGCTCATGGTGGCGTTCCAGACCAAGATGACCATGATCGACCTCATGGTCTACCGGAACGGCTCGCCGGAGCTGTTCACCGGGAACCTCTACGACTGGCGACTGTCCGAGTTCTCCGACAAGTTCGCCCTGCCGTTCACCTATCCGCCGTTCTCGGCGTTGCTCTTCCTGCCGCTGTCGTGGATCCCGTGGGGCGCGGCCCGCTGGTTCTGGCAACTGCTGTCGCTGGCGTGCCTGTGGCTGATCACGAAGCAGTCGCTCCGGCTGATCGGCGCGCACGACTCCAGACGCGTCCTGCTGTGGACCGGCCTGCTGGTCTGGGTCGAGCCGGTGCGCACGACCCTCAACTACGGCCAGATCAACCTCGCGCTGTGCGCGTTGCTGCTCGTGACGTTGGTGAGCCTCAAGGACTCCGTCGCGGGCGCGGGCGTCGGCATCGCGGCAGGCATCAAGCTCACCCCGGCGATCTCCGGGCTCTACTTCCTGGTCACCAAGCGGTTCCGGGCCGCCGCGCTGTCCGCTGCCGCGTTCGTCGGCACGGTCGCGATCGGCTACGCCGTGAGCCCCGGCCAGTCCCACCGGTTCTGGTTCGAGCTGCTCGGCGACGCCGACCGCGTCGGCCCGGTCGGGTCGGCGATCAACCAGTCGCTGCGCGGCGCGCTGTCCCGCACGGTCGGCCACGACGTCGGCTCGGGCCCGGTCTACCTGGCGGGTGTGGCGGTGGCCGTGGCGCTCACCGCATGGGCGTTGCACGCGGCACGCCGCGACACGCTCGCCATGATCGTCGCGGTGCAGTTCCTGGGCCTGCTGGTCAGCCCGATCTCGTGGAGCCACCACTGGGTCTGGGTGGTGCCCGCGCTGATGTGGCTGCTCTACCGCGCGAACCACCCGATCGCCAGGATCACGGCCGGGCTGTGGGTCCTGGCGATCGGCGGCTACCTGATCTCGATCCTGCTCATCCTCCAGCCGTCCATCTGGATCATCGAACGGCCGTGGTACCTGTCGGCGCTGGGCTGGGCCTACCCGGCGCTCGGGCTGCTCACCCTCGTCGCGATCGTGGTCTCGCTACGCGTGCGCCGCGAGGACCCGGTCGATCTCCTCAGCCAGTGA
- the ychF gene encoding redox-regulated ATPase YchF yields the protein MSLTLGIVGLPNVGKSTLFNALTRNDVLAANYPFATIEPNVGVVPLPDARLAKLAEIFGSEREVPAVVSFVDIAGIVKGASEGAGLGNKFLANIREANAICQVIRVFADDDVIHVDGRVDPASDIETINTELILADLQTLEKAIPRLEKEARTVKDRRPALDAANKAKEILDGGRTLFSAQSEVDGDLLRELSLLTTKPFLYVFNADESVLTDDAKLKELRELVAPADAVFLDAKVEAELLELDEESARELLESIGQHEPGLHALARAGFHTLGLQTYLTAGPKESRAWTIPQGATAPQAAGVIHTDFERGFIKAEVVSFADLVEAKSMTAAKAAGKVRMEGKDYVMADGDVVEFRFNV from the coding sequence GTGAGTTTGACCCTCGGTATCGTCGGCCTGCCCAACGTCGGCAAGTCCACCCTGTTCAACGCCCTCACGCGCAACGACGTGCTGGCGGCGAACTACCCGTTCGCGACCATCGAGCCGAACGTCGGCGTGGTGCCGCTGCCCGACGCGCGGCTGGCGAAGCTCGCGGAGATCTTCGGCTCGGAGCGCGAGGTGCCCGCCGTGGTGTCGTTCGTCGACATCGCGGGCATCGTGAAGGGCGCGTCGGAAGGCGCGGGCCTGGGCAACAAGTTCCTCGCCAACATCCGCGAGGCCAACGCGATCTGCCAGGTGATCCGCGTGTTCGCCGACGACGACGTGATCCACGTCGACGGCCGCGTGGACCCCGCGTCCGACATCGAGACGATCAACACCGAGCTGATCCTCGCCGACCTCCAGACCCTGGAGAAGGCGATCCCGCGCCTGGAGAAGGAGGCGCGCACGGTCAAGGACCGGCGCCCGGCGCTGGACGCGGCGAACAAGGCCAAGGAGATCCTCGACGGCGGTCGCACGCTGTTCTCGGCCCAGTCCGAAGTGGACGGCGACCTACTGCGCGAGCTGAGCCTGCTGACCACGAAGCCGTTCCTGTACGTGTTCAACGCCGACGAGTCCGTGCTCACCGACGACGCGAAGCTCAAGGAGCTGCGCGAGCTGGTCGCACCGGCCGACGCGGTGTTCCTCGACGCCAAGGTCGAGGCCGAGCTGCTGGAGCTGGACGAGGAGTCCGCCCGGGAGCTGCTGGAGTCGATCGGCCAGCACGAGCCGGGCCTGCACGCATTGGCCCGCGCCGGTTTCCACACGCTCGGGCTCCAGACCTACCTCACGGCCGGTCCCAAGGAGTCGCGTGCCTGGACGATCCCGCAGGGCGCCACGGCGCCGCAGGCGGCGGGCGTGATCCACACCGACTTCGAGCGCGGGTTCATCAAGGCCGAGGTCGTGTCGTTCGCGGACCTGGTCGAGGCGAAGTCGATGACCGCCGCGAAGGCGGCCGGCAAGGTCCGGATGGAGGGCAAGGACTACGTCATGGCCGACGGCGACGTGGTCGAGTTCCGCTTCAACGTCTGA
- a CDS encoding DNA-3-methyladenine glycosylase 2 family protein, which yields MLVDDERAYRAVAARDARFDGCFILAVRTTRIYCRPSCPAVTPKRRNAEFYPTAAAAQSAGYRACRRCLPDAVPGSPEWNLRADLAARAMRLISDGVVEREGVSGLASRLGYSERHLTRVLTAELGAGPLALARAHRAHSARLLIETTDLSFADVAFAAGFASVRQFNDTIRAVFASTPSAMRARRCAVGAPGRIVLRLPYRPPFDFAGLLEVFAVEAIPGVEHVTWSSYARSLRLPHGEGTVLLEPSDGHVRCSLRLTDLRDLGSAVSRVRRLLDLDADPQAVDSFLSADPALRPSVLARPGVRLPGSVDGAETLLRLLGHRRAGEPLRVPDGEVTHLYPEPAAVDSPVARALADGGLVVDVGCDQAELEARLTAFPGVGADIARQVVVRVLGAPDVPSTTDNAAWRPWRSYAALHSRRIA from the coding sequence ATGCTCGTTGACGACGAACGCGCCTACCGGGCGGTCGCGGCCCGGGACGCCCGGTTCGACGGCTGCTTCATCCTCGCGGTGCGCACCACCCGGATCTACTGCCGGCCCTCGTGCCCGGCCGTGACGCCCAAGCGCCGCAACGCCGAGTTCTACCCCACCGCCGCCGCGGCGCAGTCGGCCGGCTACCGCGCGTGCCGCCGCTGCCTGCCCGACGCCGTGCCCGGCTCTCCCGAGTGGAACCTGCGCGCCGACCTGGCCGCGCGGGCGATGCGGTTGATCTCCGACGGCGTCGTGGAACGCGAGGGCGTGTCGGGCCTGGCGAGCCGCCTCGGGTACTCCGAGCGGCACCTGACCCGCGTGCTCACCGCCGAGCTGGGCGCCGGGCCGCTGGCGTTGGCCCGCGCCCACCGGGCCCACTCGGCCAGGCTGCTGATCGAGACGACCGACCTGTCGTTCGCCGACGTGGCGTTCGCGGCCGGGTTCGCGAGCGTGCGGCAGTTCAACGACACCATCCGCGCGGTGTTCGCCTCGACGCCGTCGGCCATGCGGGCACGCCGGTGCGCGGTGGGTGCGCCGGGCCGGATCGTGCTGCGACTGCCGTACCGGCCGCCGTTCGACTTCGCGGGACTGCTGGAGGTCTTCGCCGTCGAGGCGATCCCCGGCGTGGAGCACGTGACCTGGTCGTCGTACGCCCGCTCGTTGCGACTGCCGCACGGCGAGGGCACGGTGCTGCTGGAGCCGTCGGACGGGCACGTGCGGTGCTCGCTGCGGCTGACCGACCTGCGCGACCTGGGCAGTGCGGTGAGCCGGGTGCGCCGGCTGCTGGACCTGGACGCCGATCCGCAGGCCGTGGACTCGTTCCTGTCGGCGGACCCCGCGCTGCGCCCGTCCGTCCTCGCTCGACCCGGCGTACGGCTGCCCGGCAGCGTCGACGGCGCCGAGACCCTGCTGCGACTGCTGGGCCACCGTCGCGCGGGAGAGCCCCTGCGCGTGCCCGACGGCGAAGTGACCCACCTCTACCCCGAGCCCGCCGCCGTGGACTCCCCCGTGGCCCGCGCCCTGGCGGACGGCGGCCTCGTCGTCGACGTCGGCTGCGACCAGGCGGAGTTGGAGGCTCGGCTGACCGCGTTCCCCGGCGTGGGCGCCGACATCGCCAGGCAGGTCGTGGTGCGCGTGCTCGGCGCGCCCGACGTGCCGTCGACCACCGACAACGCGGCGTGGCGCCCTTGGCGCTCGTACGCCGCCCTGCACTCCAGGAGGATCGCGTGA
- a CDS encoding methylated-DNA--[protein]-cysteine S-methyltransferase, with amino-acid sequence MTAYVSTVDTPIGPFTAVVAADGAVLASGWTGTTDDLLPRVSPSLRPTALTTRRDLGRVTRAVRDYHAGDLTAIDDVPVRQRAGDFMDRALAVLRDVRAGEPVSYAEYAGLAGRPSAVRAAASACARNAATLFVPCHRVIRSGGAIGAFRWGVDAKRWLLNHEAPGQDGSASRSPR; translated from the coding sequence GTGACCGCGTACGTGTCCACTGTGGACACCCCTATCGGACCGTTCACCGCCGTCGTGGCGGCGGACGGAGCCGTGCTGGCCAGCGGCTGGACCGGGACCACCGACGACCTGCTCCCCCGGGTGTCGCCGTCCCTGCGGCCGACGGCACTGACCACGCGCCGGGACCTCGGCCGGGTGACCCGCGCCGTCCGCGACTACCACGCGGGCGACCTGACCGCGATCGACGACGTCCCGGTCCGGCAGCGGGCCGGCGACTTCATGGACCGGGCCCTGGCCGTGTTGCGCGACGTCCGGGCGGGCGAACCCGTCAGCTACGCCGAGTACGCGGGGCTGGCCGGTCGGCCGTCGGCGGTGCGCGCGGCGGCTTCCGCGTGCGCGCGCAACGCGGCGACGTTGTTCGTGCCCTGTCACCGCGTGATCCGCTCGGGCGGCGCGATCGGCGCCTTCCGCTGGGGAGTGGACGCCAAGCGCTGGCTGCTGAACCACGAGGCCCCGGGTCAGGACGGATCGGCGAGCAGGTCGCCCCGATAG
- a CDS encoding ABC transporter ATP-binding protein encodes MATPRWATRGRQAATVGLGKALRSLPSGIRLVIGLAWQASPRLTAAAGAVHLLSGCVTAFGLLATADVFAALLRDGPTPDRVKASLPALAVVIASYAVRALLDAAVAAVEGSLRPLVTTKANDEVTAVLVRANLLAFEDADFRELARQGGRHGVRSLDSSLRTSATLISAGISMIAAIVTAGLLDPWLVPALMLAAVANAWAAARVSKLRYQHFLDSVTRNMRKSVVEGVATERTFALERHAFVLQETLLDEYRRISVSLVRDQVRMAHRTNLVQLTGRALAGIGTGAAYGVLGLLLASGGMELALAGTAVLAMRTGFSALSRTTSAVNSLYEDSFYLDFYRRLLAEGAEQAQSTSGVTAPADPERITLTDVSFTYPGKDEPALRDVNLTVERGEVIALVGENGSGKTTLGKVLTGLFPASSGMVRWDDVDLADADPRTVHRSIAVIAQDPAQWPMTARNNVAVGRLDRDDPDAWQSAVTRSGADEVIATLPAGADTVLSRQFNDGQDLSGGQWQRMGIARGMYRDAAVLVADEPTAALDAKAEARVFTGLRAAAARRTTILVTHRLANIRNADRIVVLDRGVVVEQGTHDELMALNGQYFELFELQAAAYRGDLLADPS; translated from the coding sequence GTGGCCACCCCCAGGTGGGCCACCAGAGGCCGCCAAGCGGCCACAGTAGGCCTGGGCAAAGCCCTGAGAAGCCTCCCCTCGGGCATCCGCCTGGTCATAGGCCTGGCCTGGCAGGCATCTCCCAGACTCACCGCCGCGGCCGGCGCCGTCCACCTGCTCTCCGGCTGCGTGACCGCCTTCGGGCTGCTGGCCACGGCCGACGTCTTCGCCGCCCTCCTCCGCGACGGCCCGACCCCCGACCGCGTGAAAGCATCACTCCCGGCTTTGGCCGTAGTGATCGCCTCCTACGCCGTAAGAGCCTTGCTCGACGCCGCGGTCGCCGCCGTGGAAGGCTCCCTACGCCCGCTGGTCACCACAAAAGCCAACGACGAAGTAACCGCCGTCCTGGTCCGCGCGAACCTCTTGGCCTTCGAAGACGCGGACTTTCGGGAACTGGCACGCCAGGGCGGCCGACACGGAGTCCGCAGCCTCGACAGCAGCCTCCGCACCTCGGCCACGCTCATCTCGGCGGGCATTTCCATGATCGCGGCGATAGTCACGGCCGGCCTGCTCGACCCCTGGCTCGTCCCGGCCCTGATGCTGGCCGCGGTGGCCAATGCCTGGGCCGCGGCCCGCGTGTCCAAACTGCGCTACCAGCACTTCCTCGACTCGGTCACGCGCAACATGCGCAAGAGCGTGGTCGAGGGCGTGGCGACCGAACGGACCTTCGCGCTGGAACGGCACGCGTTCGTGCTCCAGGAAACGCTGCTGGACGAGTACCGCCGCATCTCCGTCAGCCTGGTCCGCGACCAGGTGCGCATGGCCCACCGCACGAACCTGGTGCAGCTCACCGGCCGTGCGCTCGCGGGCATCGGCACGGGCGCGGCGTACGGCGTGCTCGGCCTACTGCTCGCGTCCGGCGGGATGGAGTTGGCGTTGGCGGGCACGGCCGTGCTCGCGATGCGCACCGGCTTCTCCGCGTTGTCCCGCACGACCAGCGCGGTGAACTCGCTCTACGAGGACTCGTTCTACCTGGACTTCTACCGACGACTGCTGGCCGAGGGCGCCGAACAGGCGCAGTCGACGTCGGGCGTGACCGCGCCCGCCGATCCGGAGCGGATCACGCTCACCGACGTCTCCTTCACCTACCCCGGCAAGGACGAGCCCGCGTTGCGCGACGTGAACCTCACCGTCGAACGCGGCGAGGTGATCGCCCTGGTCGGCGAGAACGGCTCGGGCAAGACCACGCTGGGCAAGGTTCTGACCGGCCTGTTCCCGGCCTCGTCGGGCATGGTCCGGTGGGACGACGTCGACCTCGCCGACGCCGACCCGCGCACGGTCCACCGCTCGATCGCGGTGATCGCCCAGGACCCGGCGCAGTGGCCGATGACCGCGCGCAACAACGTGGCCGTCGGCCGCCTGGACCGCGACGACCCGGACGCGTGGCAGTCCGCGGTGACCCGTTCCGGCGCGGACGAGGTGATCGCCACGCTCCCGGCGGGCGCCGACACGGTGCTGTCCCGCCAGTTCAACGACGGCCAGGACCTGTCCGGCGGCCAGTGGCAGCGCATGGGCATCGCCCGGGGCATGTACCGCGACGCCGCGGTCCTCGTGGCCGACGAGCCGACGGCCGCCTTGGACGCCAAGGCCGAGGCCCGGGTGTTCACCGGGTTGCGCGCGGCGGCGGCCCGCCGCACCACGATCCTGGTGACCCACCGGCTGGCCAACATCCGCAACGCGGACCGGATCGTCGTCCTGGACCGCGGCGTCGTGGTCGAGCAGGGCACGCACGACGAGTTGATGGCCCTGAACGGCCAGTACTTCGAGCTGTTCGAACTCCAGGCCGCCGCCTATCGGGGCGACCTGCTCGCCGATCCGTCCTGA
- a CDS encoding AAA family ATPase yields MKLHRLVVSGFGPYAGREEVDFDLLGADGLFLLHGDTGAGKTTLLDAVAFALFGRVPGARNDVKRLRCDYADRDTRTVVELELTVRGRRFRLVRSPEYERPKKRGDGFTRQQAQVSLTWLAGWSGEGHTRIDEVAREVESLLGMTADQFFQVVLLPQGEFARFLRADTGEREKVLEKLFGTDRFQAVENWFVERRKERGRAVKALAQEARELGVRLAETAGEEPPEDSGDEEWLSSVLKRLVEERDAAGLWARQVAAARGSAQKAWQEARVAAERSARVRAASATVARCDEQEPQRLEWVRERNVARRALAVVPAYEVERRFARDLERTRASEAAAAVIGYEGTDPRADGERYREVAGGLAALAEEADRQRADRERVERLTARLTGLSGQLAVVVRALDEAPDRVTAAQALVEESVVAQARSAETTARAQAARELPDALERGRQVDEERRAAVDAHQLARDRWQAVRARRLEQMAVELAEALRPDEACPVCGSAQHPAPAQPVLDAVTAADEEAAAGREQRAQERRTAVERAAQQAEARVAALREVVGDREVEDILAEHREVETLARQRAERENSLRVLEQRVAELVRQRSEGEREVARTTEQRDGLIEVVRERQSRLEAARDGFPDVVARRDHLIGQAEALSTWDQRRTEAAESAVRLAEQRVAVAEAAAAAGFADVADALSAARTPDALAGIERRVREIEDARIAAQAVLDELADVSPETEVDVSGAEQRFHEATAGAEKAAENLAVATGKVERTERLATHLREVWTRLEPVAAEFEELDALTDAINGRGQNTRAMTLRTYVLAARLEEVAMAASTRLEHMSHGRYRFVHSVEPGKYGTRGGLGLDVLDDYSGRRRPAKTLSGGESFLASLALALGLSDVVSAGAVLDTLFIDEGFGTLDAETLDLVMTTLDDLRAGGRVVGLVSHVEELRQRIPTRLRVTKSRTGSTLNLTA; encoded by the coding sequence GTGAAGCTGCACCGGTTGGTGGTCAGCGGGTTCGGGCCGTACGCCGGGCGTGAGGAGGTCGACTTCGACCTGCTCGGTGCCGACGGATTGTTCCTGCTGCACGGCGACACGGGCGCGGGCAAGACGACGTTGCTCGACGCCGTGGCGTTCGCGTTGTTCGGCCGGGTGCCGGGCGCGCGCAACGACGTCAAGCGGCTGCGTTGCGACTACGCGGACCGGGACACGCGGACGGTCGTCGAGTTGGAGTTGACCGTGCGCGGGCGGCGGTTCCGGCTCGTGCGCAGTCCCGAGTACGAGCGGCCGAAGAAGCGCGGGGACGGGTTCACCCGGCAGCAGGCGCAGGTGTCGTTGACCTGGCTGGCCGGGTGGTCGGGCGAGGGCCACACGCGCATCGACGAGGTGGCCCGCGAGGTGGAGTCCCTGCTGGGGATGACCGCCGACCAGTTCTTCCAGGTGGTGCTGCTGCCGCAGGGCGAGTTCGCGCGGTTCCTGCGCGCGGACACCGGCGAGCGGGAGAAGGTGCTGGAGAAGCTCTTCGGCACCGACCGGTTCCAGGCGGTCGAGAACTGGTTCGTGGAACGGCGCAAGGAGCGGGGGCGGGCCGTGAAGGCGCTCGCCCAGGAGGCGCGGGAACTCGGCGTGCGGCTCGCGGAGACGGCGGGCGAGGAGCCGCCCGAGGACTCCGGCGACGAGGAGTGGCTCAGCTCCGTGCTCAAGCGGCTGGTCGAGGAGCGCGACGCGGCCGGGCTGTGGGCCCGGCAGGTCGCCGCCGCGCGCGGGTCGGCGCAGAAGGCTTGGCAGGAGGCCCGCGTCGCCGCCGAGCGCAGCGCGCGGGTGCGGGCGGCGTCGGCGACCGTGGCGCGGTGCGACGAGCAGGAGCCACAACGGCTGGAGTGGGTGCGCGAGCGCAACGTGGCCCGGCGGGCGTTGGCGGTCGTCCCCGCCTACGAGGTGGAGCGACGCTTCGCCCGCGACCTGGAGCGCACCCGGGCGTCCGAGGCCGCTGCCGCCGTGATCGGCTACGAGGGCACCGATCCGCGGGCCGACGGGGAGCGGTACCGCGAGGTGGCGGGCGGGCTGGCGGCGCTCGCCGAGGAGGCGGACCGCCAGCGCGCGGACCGCGAGCGGGTCGAGCGGCTCACCGCGCGCCTGACCGGGCTGTCGGGACAGCTCGCTGTGGTGGTCCGCGCGCTCGACGAGGCGCCGGACCGGGTGACGGCGGCTCAAGCGCTGGTCGAGGAGTCGGTGGTCGCACAGGCCAGGTCGGCGGAGACGACCGCGCGGGCCCAGGCGGCGCGTGAACTACCCGACGCACTGGAGCGCGGCCGACAGGTGGACGAGGAACGCCGTGCGGCGGTCGACGCGCACCAACTGGCGCGTGACCGGTGGCAGGCCGTGCGCGCGCGGCGCCTGGAGCAGATGGCCGTCGAACTGGCCGAGGCGTTGCGTCCCGACGAGGCGTGTCCGGTGTGCGGGTCCGCGCAACACCCCGCGCCCGCACAGCCCGTGCTCGACGCCGTGACGGCGGCCGACGAGGAGGCCGCGGCCGGCCGTGAGCAGCGCGCGCAGGAACGGCGCACGGCCGTGGAACGCGCGGCGCAGCAGGCCGAGGCCCGTGTCGCGGCGTTGCGCGAGGTGGTCGGCGACCGCGAGGTCGAGGACATCCTGGCCGAGCACCGCGAGGTCGAGACCCTGGCGCGGCAGCGGGCCGAGCGCGAGAACTCCTTGCGCGTGCTCGAACAGCGCGTCGCGGAACTGGTCCGGCAGCGCTCGGAGGGGGAACGCGAGGTCGCCCGGACGACCGAACAGCGCGACGGGCTGATCGAGGTCGTGCGGGAACGGCAATCCCGCCTGGAAGCGGCCCGCGACGGCTTTCCGGACGTGGTGGCCCGCCGCGATCACCTGATCGGCCAGGCCGAGGCGTTGTCGACGTGGGACCAGCGGCGCACCGAGGCGGCCGAGTCCGCCGTGCGGTTGGCCGAGCAGCGGGTGGCGGTCGCGGAAGCGGCGGCGGCGGCCGGTTTCGCCGACGTGGCCGACGCCCTGTCGGCCGCGCGGACCCCCGACGCGTTGGCCGGGATCGAACGCCGCGTGCGGGAGATCGAGGACGCGCGGATCGCGGCGCAGGCCGTGCTCGACGAACTGGCCGACGTGTCCCCGGAGACCGAAGTGGACGTGTCCGGCGCCGAACAACGCTTCCACGAGGCAACCGCCGGCGCGGAAAAGGCAGCGGAAAACCTCGCCGTGGCCACCGGAAAGGTGGAACGGACCGAACGACTGGCCACCCACCTACGCGAGGTGTGGACCCGTCTGGAACCCGTGGCGGCCGAGTTCGAGGAACTGGACGCCCTGACCGACGCGATCAACGGCCGGGGCCAGAACACCCGCGCCATGACCCTGCGCACCTACGTCCTGGCGGCACGCCTGGAAGAAGTGGCCATGGCCGCAAGCACCCGCCTGGAACACATGAGCCACGGCCGCTACCGCTTCGTGCACTCGGTGGAACCCGGCAAATACGGCACCAGAGGTGGCCTGGGCCTGGACGTGCTCGACGACTACTCGGGTCGCCGCCGCCCGGCGAAAACCCTGTCCGGCGGCGAGTCCTTCCTGGCATCCCTGGCCTTGGCCCTGGGCCTGTCGGACGTGGTATCCGCCGGCGCGGTACTCGACACCCTGTTCATCGACGAGGGCTTCGGCACCCTGGACGCCGAAACCCTGGACCTGGTGATGACCACCCTCGACGACCTGAGAGCAGGCGGCCGGGTAGTCGGCTTGGTATCCCACGTGGAAGAACTACGCCAACGCATCCCCACCCGCCTACGAGTGACCAAATCCCGCACCGGCTCGACCCTGAACCTGACCGCCTGA